GCTATCCCTAAACACGCACCGAGTACCACATCAGAAAAGAAATGCACCCCGAGTAAAATTCGGGCAAAGGCAATCATACTGGCCCAGACAAAAGCAAAAGCGGCCAATTGGGGATAAAAGTGACTAAGTAAAATTGCGATAACAAATGCCGCCGCAGTATGTCCGGACGGTAAACTGTACTTATCTGAAGGGGTTATAAAAGCTGGGATTAACCCTGTAAGTTCATTTGGGCGGCGACGTTTAATGGTATTTTTTAGTAGCCAATAACACGGCAGTTCAATGACAAAAGCCAACAACCCCGACAGTAAAAGTAGCGTCCATGTTGACCATCAAGCCACAACGCCAGTACGCCTAACAGGACATACAAATGACCATCACCCGTATGTGAAATGGCTTTACTTAAACGTGATGCCAGATGACTATGCTTGTTTTGCAAACACATCAATGAAAACGCCAAATCAAATTTGGCAATTGGTTCAATCGCTCTCATTGCTCAATCCTTTTTGATTGCACTGTGACCACGTTAAAAGCTACGCATGACAGCCCCATGAAGTTTTGATTCTTTTCTTATGACAGGACACTCAGCTCAGATATCGAAATAATTGATGAAAAGATGCACTAATCGGAACAGTGGAAAAAATTTAACCAATTTTGCCTTTTGCGGTTGACTCATAAAGCTGAGTACGGTACTAATTCTATTAACTTAAACATGTGGTCTCATTAACGCTCTTAGGAAGTAGTTAACAATGACAATGAATTTCTCTATCCTGCTAAGCCTCCTCCTGATCGTGAACCAATCGCGCGGGTAGGCTGTGGAAGAGAAATAACCACAACGGAATACACAAAACCCGCATCGAGATGCGGGTTTTTTTATGTTCAATTACTGGAAGTAATCGTTTAAATCCCGCAACAAGCGGATAAACGGAGTAATAAGGAAGCAACTATGAACGATCAGGTCATTATTTTCGACACCACGCTACGAGATGGCGAACAGGCATTATCAGCCAGTTTAACAGTCAAAGAGAAACTGCAAATTGCGTATGCTTTAGAACGTCTCGGTGTTGATGTAATTGAGGCTGGTTTTCCGGTTTCTTCCCCTGGTGATTTTGAATCCGTACAAACCATCGCTCGCAATATCAAAAATAGCCGTGTATGTGCCCTTTCGCGTGCCGTTGCTAAAGATATCGATGCAGCAGCAGAAGCACTAAAAGTAGCCGATGCCTTTCGTATTCATACCTTTATTTCCACCTCAACTGTCCATGTACAAGACAAACTGCGCCGCAGTTATGACGATGTGGTAGAGATGGGAGTGAAAGCGGTTAAACATGCTCGCCAATACACAGATGACGTTGAATTTTCTTGTGAAGATGCAGGGCGTACACCCATCGACAACTTGTGTCGTATGGTCGAAGCGGCAATCAATGCGGGAGCAACAACCGTCAATATTCCTGATACTGTCGGCTACACTGTGCCGAACGAATTTGGCGGCATTATTGAGACCCTATTTAACCGCGTACCAAACATAGATAAAGCAATCATCTCAGTGCACTGCCACGATGACTTAGGTATGTCAGTAGCAAACTCAATCGCAGCAGTTCAAGCCGGCGCCCGCCAGATTGAAGGCACAATCAATGGTATCGGTGAGCGCGCAGGTAACTGTTCGCTTGAAGAAATCGCCATGATCATCAAAACCCGTCAAGAGCTACTTGGTGTCCGTACTGGCCTAAAACATGATGAAATTCATCGTACCAGCAAACTGGTTAGCCAACTATGCAACATGCCAATCCAGAGCAACAAAGCGATTGTTGGAGCCAACGCTTTTAGCCACTCTTCAGGTATTCACCAAGACGGAATGCTAAAGAACAAAAATACCTATGAAATCATGACTCCAGAGTCAATTGGTCTTAAGAATCAAGCCTTGAATCTGACCTCACGCAGCGGCCGTGCGGCAGTAAAAAGTCATATGGACTCAATGGGGTATAAAGAAGAAGAATACAATCTTGATGCTTTGTACGAAGACTTCCTAAAACTTGCTGACCGTAAAGGTCAAGTCTTTGATTACGACCTTGAAGCTTTGATGCACTTCTCTAACTTGCGTGAAGAAGATGACTTCTACAAGTTGAACTACCTAAGTGTGCAATCAGGCAGTGTCATGGCAACAACTAGCATCAAGATTCTTTGTGGTGATACCGAAAAATGTGAAGCGGCTGTAGGTAATGGCCCGGTAGATGCACTTTACCAATGTATTTATCGCGTCACGGGTTACGATATTGTGCTGGATAAATTCGACCTAACAGCAAAAGGTGAAGGCGAAGATGGACTTGGCCAAGCCGATATCATCGCTAACTACAAAGGACGCAAATATCACGGGACGGGCGTATCAACCGATATTGTTGAAGCATCAGGCCAAGCGCTACTGCACGTAATCAATAGTATTCACCGCGCCGATGAAATTGAGCAGATGAAGCAGAAAAAACTGGCTAGCGTATAGGATGACACGCCACTGCCAAACCTAACAGCAGTGGCAAAAATTACAGCAACACAACGCGATATAATACTTAAAGGATTAACATGACAGACAAGAACTATAAAATTGCCGTATTAGCGGGTGATGGGATTGGCCCAGAAGTGATGGCACAGGCGAATAAGGTGTTAGATGCAATAGAGCAAAAACACGCCATTCGCTTTGAGCGTAGTGCTCACGATGTCGGTGGTATTGCGATTGATAACCATGGTACGCCACTACCACAAAGCACCATTACAGCTTGTGAAGAATCTGATGCGGTTCTGTTTGGCTCCGTTGGCGGTCCTAAATGGGAACACTTACCGCCGAATGATCAACCTGAACGCGGTGCTTTACTTCCTCTACGTAAACACTTTCAACTGTTTTGTAACCTTCGCCCAGCACAAATCCACACAGGCTTGGAAGCATTTTCACCTTTGCGTGCAGACATCTCTCAGCGTGGATTTGATATTGTCGTGGTGCGTGAGCTCACTGGCGGTATTTATTTTGGTCAGCCAAAAGGACGCGAAGGTGAAGGCGTACAAGAAAAAGCCTTCGATACCGAAATCTACCACCGCTTTGAAATTGAACGTATTGCTAAAATCGCCTTTGAATCGGCTCGTCTACGTCGTAAAAAAGTATGTTCCGTTGATAAAGCGAACGTTCTACAAAGCTCCATTTTATGGCGTGAAGTGGTCGAAGAGATTGCCAAAGATTACCCAGATGTCGAGCTATCACACATGTATATCGACAACGCCACCATGCAGCTAATCAAAGATCCTGCACAATTCGATGTGATGCTATGCTCTAACATTTTTGGCGACATTATCTCTGATGAATGCGCAATGATTACTGGCTCTATGGGGATGTTACCTTCCGCAAGTTTAAACGAAAGCAAGTTTGGGTTGTATGAGCCAGCAGGCGGCAGCGCGCCAGATATCGCTGGCAAAAACATCGCCAACCCAGTTGCTCAAATCCTATCTGCAGCACTCATGCTGCGTTATAGCCTAGGTGAAGAAGCCGCTGCACAAGATATCGAGACAGCCGTCAGCAAGGCTCTTGAAGCGGGTGAGCTTACAGCGGATCTTGCTGGCAATAAACCGGCACTATCCACCTCTGAAATGGGCGATAAAATCGCTAGCTACATTCTAAATTCATAAAAATTACACGGAAGTAAAAGAGTATGGGCAAAACGCTATACCAAAAAGTCTACGACGCACACGTTGCCGTCGCAGCCGAGGGTGAAAACCCAATTTTGTATATTGACCGACACTTAGTCCACGAGGTGACCTCTCCACAAGCCTTCGATGGTCTACGTGAAAAGGGTCGAAAAGTACGTCAGGTGAATAAAACCTTTGCGACGATGGATCACAACGTCTCCACCACGACCAAAGACATTAATGCGTCCGGTGAGATGGCACGTATCCAAATGGAAACGCTATCGGAAAACTGTAAAGAGTTTGGCGTCACTCTTTACGACATCAACCACAAATATCAAGGCATCGTACATGTCATGGGCCCTGAGCTCGGGATTACTCTTCCAGGTATGACGATTGTTTGCGGTGACTCACACACAGCCACACATGGTGCTTTTGGTTCACTGGCGTTTGGGATCGGTACATCAGAAGTAGAACATGTATTAGCAACTCAAACATTAAAACAAGCGCGCGCCAAAACTATGAAAATTGAGGTGCAAGGCAGAGTTGCGCCTGGCATCACAGCTAAAGATATTGTGCTGGCAATCATAGGCAAAACAACTGCCGCTGGCGGTACCGGTTATGTGGTGGAGTTTTGTGGTGAAGCCATTCGCGATCTCACCATGGAAGGTCGCATGACCGTCTGTAACATGGCAATCGAATTAGGTGCGAAAGCCGGTTTGATTGCACCTGATGAAACTACTTTCGAGTATGTGAAAGGACGTAAATTTGCCCCGCAGGGTGCTGATTGGGATGCAGCTGTAGAATACTGGAAAACGCTACGTACAGATGACGACGCAGTATTTGATGCAGTGGTGACCTTGCAAGCAGCAGACATCAAACCGCAAGTGACTTGGGGCACCAATCCTGGTCAAGTGATTGCGGTCGATGCGCCAATTCCAGCGCCAACTAGCTTTAGCGATCCAGTAGAGAAATCATCAGCAGAAAAAGCACTGGCATATATGGGCTTAGAAGCAGGTAAATCACTCTCTGACTACTCGGTGGATAAAGTATTTGTAGGCTCTTGCACCAATTCACGTATTGAAGATATGCGTGCAGCAGCTGCAGTAGCAAAAGGGCGTAAAGTAGCCTCACACGTTCAAGCACTTATCGTTCCTGGCTCAGAACAAGTTAAAGCTCAGGCCGAAGCGGAAGGCTTAGATACCATATTTAAAGAGGCCGGATTTGAGTGGCGCCTACCAGGCTGTTCAATGTGCTTGGCGATGAACAATGACCGTTTAGGTCCACAAGAACGCTGTGCATCAACATCAAACCGTAACTTTGAAGGACGCCAAGGACGTGATGGACGCACGCACCTAGTTAGCCCAGCCATGGCAGCTGCTGCTGCGATTGCAGGGCGTTTTGTCGATATTCGTGAGTTGGATTAAGGAGAATCAAACATGTCAGGTTTTAAACAACATACTGGTTTGGTTGTTCCTTTGGATGCAGCCAACGTTGATACCGATGCCATCATTCCTAAACAGTTTCTACAAAAAGTATCGCGTTTAGGTTTTGGTAAGCACTTGTTCCATGATTGGCGTTTTCTCGATGATGCGGGTCAGCAGCCTAACCCTGAGTTTGTAATGAATGCCGCACGTTATCAAGGCGCTTCAATTCTACTCGCTCGTGAAAACTTCGGTTGTGGTTCATCTCGTGAACATGCACCGTGGGCGCTAGCGGATTACGGTATCAAAGCGATGATTGCACCAAGTTTTGCCGACATTTTCTATGGCAACTCAATCAATAACCAAATGGTGCCAGTACGTCTAACCGAACAGGAAGTCGATGAAATATTCCTATTTGTTGAAGCAAACCAAGGGGCGCAAGTGGAAGTCGATCTTGAAGCCAATGTGGTGAGAGCAAATGGTAAAGAATACCGCTTTGAAATCGATAGTTTCCGCCGCCATTGCTTACTGAACGGTTTGGATAATATTGGTCTGACGCTACAACACGAAGATAAGATTGCTGAGTACGAAAGTAAGATTCCAAGCTTCTTAGCTTAACGAATCAATAATAAGGGTTGGTATTTACCAGCCCTTATTTATTTTCCGTGAAAGCTTTTTCCTTTCAACCTGGTCCATCTTATGACTTATCAATCACTTCGAGTTCGCCTATGAAAAAGTTGGTCATATTAAGCCTCAGCTTATTCTCCCTCCCTCTCTATGCTGCACCAGAAGCTAATCTTTGGAGTTACTGGCAACAAAGTAACGAAAACAATAACGCCGAAATATCACATCAAGCATGGCAAGAGATACTCACTCAATATGTTTCCAGTCAGGGTGAAAATAATTTGTTTGCTTACCGAGTGGTCACCACACAAGATAGTGATAAGCTCGATGACTATCTAACCAAAATGGCAAGTATCGACCCACGTCAGTACTCGAAAGATGAACAGTACGCTTATTGGGTTAACCTTTATAATGCGCTGACGGTAGATATTATCTTAGAAGAGTACCCGGTTAGCTCTATCACCAAACTAGGCGGTTTATTTAGCTTTGGGCCATG
Above is a window of Vibrio taketomensis DNA encoding:
- the leuA gene encoding 2-isopropylmalate synthase — its product is MNDQVIIFDTTLRDGEQALSASLTVKEKLQIAYALERLGVDVIEAGFPVSSPGDFESVQTIARNIKNSRVCALSRAVAKDIDAAAEALKVADAFRIHTFISTSTVHVQDKLRRSYDDVVEMGVKAVKHARQYTDDVEFSCEDAGRTPIDNLCRMVEAAINAGATTVNIPDTVGYTVPNEFGGIIETLFNRVPNIDKAIISVHCHDDLGMSVANSIAAVQAGARQIEGTINGIGERAGNCSLEEIAMIIKTRQELLGVRTGLKHDEIHRTSKLVSQLCNMPIQSNKAIVGANAFSHSSGIHQDGMLKNKNTYEIMTPESIGLKNQALNLTSRSGRAAVKSHMDSMGYKEEEYNLDALYEDFLKLADRKGQVFDYDLEALMHFSNLREEDDFYKLNYLSVQSGSVMATTSIKILCGDTEKCEAAVGNGPVDALYQCIYRVTGYDIVLDKFDLTAKGEGEDGLGQADIIANYKGRKYHGTGVSTDIVEASGQALLHVINSIHRADEIEQMKQKKLASV
- a CDS encoding DUF547 domain-containing protein, translated to MKKLVILSLSLFSLPLYAAPEANLWSYWQQSNENNNAEISHQAWQEILTQYVSSQGENNLFAYRVVTTQDSDKLDDYLTKMASIDPRQYSKDEQYAYWVNLYNALTVDIILEEYPVSSITKLGGLFSFGPWDEEVITINGKHVTLNDIEHRILRPIWQDPRTHYAVNCASLGCPNLQQQAFTAKNTEQLLEKAAIGFINSNKGAQIKGNTLVVSSIYDWFGEDFSVDGGVRAHLNKYRPQLKSAPSKVDYEYDWSLNEKR
- the leuD gene encoding 3-isopropylmalate dehydratase small subunit, whose translation is MSGFKQHTGLVVPLDAANVDTDAIIPKQFLQKVSRLGFGKHLFHDWRFLDDAGQQPNPEFVMNAARYQGASILLARENFGCGSSREHAPWALADYGIKAMIAPSFADIFYGNSINNQMVPVRLTEQEVDEIFLFVEANQGAQVEVDLEANVVRANGKEYRFEIDSFRRHCLLNGLDNIGLTLQHEDKIAEYESKIPSFLA
- the leuC gene encoding 3-isopropylmalate dehydratase large subunit, which translates into the protein MGKTLYQKVYDAHVAVAAEGENPILYIDRHLVHEVTSPQAFDGLREKGRKVRQVNKTFATMDHNVSTTTKDINASGEMARIQMETLSENCKEFGVTLYDINHKYQGIVHVMGPELGITLPGMTIVCGDSHTATHGAFGSLAFGIGTSEVEHVLATQTLKQARAKTMKIEVQGRVAPGITAKDIVLAIIGKTTAAGGTGYVVEFCGEAIRDLTMEGRMTVCNMAIELGAKAGLIAPDETTFEYVKGRKFAPQGADWDAAVEYWKTLRTDDDAVFDAVVTLQAADIKPQVTWGTNPGQVIAVDAPIPAPTSFSDPVEKSSAEKALAYMGLEAGKSLSDYSVDKVFVGSCTNSRIEDMRAAAAVAKGRKVASHVQALIVPGSEQVKAQAEAEGLDTIFKEAGFEWRLPGCSMCLAMNNDRLGPQERCASTSNRNFEGRQGRDGRTHLVSPAMAAAAAIAGRFVDIRELD
- the leuB gene encoding 3-isopropylmalate dehydrogenase, whose amino-acid sequence is MTDKNYKIAVLAGDGIGPEVMAQANKVLDAIEQKHAIRFERSAHDVGGIAIDNHGTPLPQSTITACEESDAVLFGSVGGPKWEHLPPNDQPERGALLPLRKHFQLFCNLRPAQIHTGLEAFSPLRADISQRGFDIVVVRELTGGIYFGQPKGREGEGVQEKAFDTEIYHRFEIERIAKIAFESARLRRKKVCSVDKANVLQSSILWREVVEEIAKDYPDVELSHMYIDNATMQLIKDPAQFDVMLCSNIFGDIISDECAMITGSMGMLPSASLNESKFGLYEPAGGSAPDIAGKNIANPVAQILSAALMLRYSLGEEAAAQDIETAVSKALEAGELTADLAGNKPALSTSEMGDKIASYILNS